The Miscanthus floridulus cultivar M001 chromosome 6, ASM1932011v1, whole genome shotgun sequence genomic interval AGTTGGAGGActaaagttgtccggttttgaagttcgaggttgaaatccgaactttgctgcaagttggaggatgtaaattggacttaaccctaaCTAATATGCTGGTTTATAATGACAGCCGAACAGAGTCTACATCGGCAACGTTGATGGCCTGCACACCAGTAAAGTATCAAGTGCTCTATGAAGGAGTGCTGGCAGACGGCATTGGCATGAAGCCATGTCCCGCTAGCCAAATCGCCTGCTCGCTGCACGATCGCTGGCTCGCCGCATGTCCTACACCTAACATGTCGTGGCTGATCGAGATTCACGGTGTCACGCAGATCGTTGCAATCCTCTCGAGCATCACAGCCTGCAGCTGCACTGTCCGGTTGCCACGCCGTCACCCGAGGCCTTAATGCCAATATAGGCCTATCGCGTCATCCGTATGAGCACACGTATTGAATACCGCTCGTGTCTCGCCCGAAGCTACGCACACTGCTGATGCACAGTATGTATATAGCTGTCGCTAGCACGCCACCGACGCTTGGTGCTTCATGCAAAAGCAGGCTAGTAATGAATTGTCAAATTGGGCTATGGGAGAAAATTGAGAAATCCAGAAAATAAAAAAGGGCGTAttaatctaaaatttttacattACATCCATGAATCCTGCAGATTCTTTGTATAGGTCTTTTGAACTTGTAGAACATGTCCCGTGCTTTCTGGAAATTATGGAACAACGGTGTAGCTTCACGAAATTTCAGTTTTTACAGCAGTTTTCTGGATAATCAACCCTAGACTCTCTGTTTATGCATATTTACTGTATCATCtttattttgaattaaatataTAAGAGTTTGTATACAACATTAAATTTGTAGTTTAATTGTTGTTTTGCCTATTCCTAATTCTGAAAAATGCTAGTGCAGCCATGTTATGAATTATAAATAATATCTTGAATGATTACACTAAAAACATGGTATAAGGTTTATCAGCACTCTAAATCCAGCAGACCTTAGACTTGTCATCTTTGAGATGCTCATATTTAGTTTTTCTAGCATAATGAATTtttggaatgaatgaatgattagtattaattctgaaaatttACATATACCATAATCCTGAAAAATGCTAGGATGTTTCTAAGAATATTTTGTATAACCATCCACTATCCTTTTGCACCTTGCTACTTGTTTACACGCAGTAAACCTATACGCACATGATGATTCCAGTTATAATGATATATATACATACCttcatgaagaaagaatatccTGGACTTGCCCTGAATTATAGAATTATATAGCATGGTCATTGTTAAATCCTAGTAGGATATTCTACTACCATTGAAGTGGAGTAGACTCAGGCACTATAGTTCCTGCTATTACTCTAAGAGTGAGTATGTGGTCAAAATAAATCTCAAAGGTCTTGTGGGACTCACTGCATGAGAAATTTTAGAAGATATCCCATATTATGATTGTATCATGTCAGAAATATTAAAAATTGATTTTTAAGTTTACATGACCATACGAGATATATACGCTGCTCTAAAAATAAATACAATGGCCTGAAGCTTTGTATTAAATGTTATAGAAGACAAGATGGCAAATAAGATTTTATCGATCATTATCGAAGAAATGTCTCTTATATATAGAATATCAAAGAGCAATGTAATACATGAAGTATTTAAATTTATCATCAGAAATTACTCAAATAGAAGTTGGGTTAGAATGTTTAGACAACTCTATGAACCAGGACATATgacttgcatatgttgcactCCTAGAAGGATCATGATTAGATATCACCACTATGAAAAAATATGCCTGAAGCAGCTAAATGTCAAGCATAAAAGCTAAGGCATGTAGGAATGGATGAGAATTAGAATATTTAAAAGTTCTCTTGAAGAAGAGCTTAACTATGTGCTTATAGACTTGTATGTCTTTAAACTTACTATCCTGAAGTATTAGTAGTAAGTGGTGATGGTGCTTTAAGTTTTAGTTCCCATTGATTGTTGTGTATTCTATACTTTTGAAGTATATGGTCTATTATTTTAATGTATGAGTACTTGGACCAATTTTTTGGCTAAAGAATAAAGAAACTAGATAATGAAATAGTTTTATAAACTATGATATATGCAAATCAGGGGGGAGAACATCCCTAAGTTTATAGGATTGCTGAACATTCTTAAGTACACTTTATGTATTCTAACTCACTGCATTTAATGAATAATAATCCCCCGTGTTTAAATATGTGCGTGAATATTTCTCATTAAACTCCatcatagcatacatgaatgggcctccacttgtagttggagatacatgaatttgaattattttaagcccataataggggatatcttttgaagtatgctattaaagatctaatattggTATTAGGGGAAAAGAAAGCCTATTTTGAATGTAAAATATTATTTCCTCATAAGAAAAATGACCTTAAGagtaaaatattccttgaagcttgAAGCAGAAATAATATCAtgcactaaatcaaacaataATTTGACTAATGCTCTTGTGAAGCATGAAGCGGAGCATATGCTAGATATTTTTGAAAATGAAAGGAGTAACTTAAAGTTATAAACCAGAAGTTGTGTTtactacactactacagaaatgaactTGCGCAGTGTTGCATAATtggcctccgtggcgggcactgtttttgcccgccacggtaattcagtggccgaccggccactgagacgcccgctgcggtaaatgatTTACTGcagtgcccgctgcggtaaatctcCATTTACCGCAGCGGACATCTTAacacgtccgccacggtaaatcgtttaACTACAGCGGGCAACCttatttgcccgctgcggtaaatccccATTTACCGCAGCGGACATCTTAACGcatccgccacggtaaatcgatcaACTGCAGTGGGCAACCttatttgcccgctgcggtaaatccccATTTACCGCAGCGGACATCTTAAtgcgtccgccacggtaaattgatTTATCGTGGCGGGCACACTAAAAGGCCCGCCATGGAAAAAAGGCAAGGCCCAAATGGCCCAGCGCCGGCCCGATAGGTGTCTTCATATATAAGCCATCACTTAGGGTTCCCTTTCACTCCTCTCACCCCCTCGCCCTCCCTCTCACTCTTCTCAGATGAGCCCCTCTCCCTCGACCCCCACCCTTACACTCCCCATCATCCATCTCTCCCGGCGGCAGCGGCACTCTTCTCGGCCGTGGTGGCGTAGCTCGCGCGGGCGGAGGGTGGTGCGGTGGCGCTGCTCACGTGGGCAAAGGGCGGTGCCGTGGCGCGGCTCGCGCGGATGGAGGGCGGCGCGGTGGCGCTGCTCGCGCGGGTGGAGGGCGGCGCCGTGGCGTGGCTCGCGCGGAGGGAGGACGGCGCGTTGAGGCGGCTCACGTGGGCGGAGGTTGTCGCGGCGGCCCGTCCTCCACTGGGCTACAGCGGCGTGGCGTCGTCTCGATCCGCCTTCAGCGACGGCCACGACGGTGGATCTGCCCCGGCGAGGGCGTATCCGGCCCCAGCGAGGGTGGATCCAGACTCGGCGGCTCCACGACATCGATCTGGCCACCAGCGGCTCCACGGCGTTGATCCGACCACCGGTGGCTCCACGACGTGAATCCACATCTGGCGCCCCTCTCCCGGCGGCTGGTGGGCCTGTCAACGGCGGATCCGGCGAGGTGGAGCTCAAGGCGAGCTCGCATCGGATcctggcggcgctagggtttcggACTATTGGGTTGGAAACGGGCTCGCTAGTGGGCTCGAGAatgggctcgccggtgggctcctggttttttttgtttttttaaatgattaaccgcaacgggcatcctaacgtgtccgccgtggtaaaagtatatttaccgcggcgggtacGTTACaccgtccgccacggtaaatcggttaaccacggcgggcaaggccacccgccgcggttaagccacgatttaccgtggcctctaggccgcggcggacggctttgcccgccgcggaaaaccgaaaACACCCGcatccagtaaagtttgtgtagtagtgctagtagtaaactaaatgtTATATACTATCAAGCTAAAATCTATGTGATGCATGTTGGTTCTAGTTTAGTGTATATTTGCTAAATGAAATAAAGAACAAACTCCTCCATTCTCATGAAGAGAACACCTCATAAAGAAGATTAAGCACCTCATGAAaaggatcatcatgaagatgaaatccaacacacAAAGCGTGTGCATCATAGTGTTGGGTACGCAGAACAATAAATTATCTCTTGTTTAGGAAATGACAAAGAGACAAAATAATCTCACATTGTGAGAATATTGAGAGAAGATAATAACTGTAGACAACGTTACCTCTATAATTACAAATGTTTTTCTTATGAAAATCCGGATCCAAAAAATAAAGTCCATGGCAAAGTCGCTTGTAGCGATTATATCAGGtcaatgaagaaagcaattgaggttgaatctcctACTAAGAAGAAATAAATGTTCCGCTATATCTCTGGCAAATGAAATGAATGAATATGCAGTTAGTAAGTGGATTATGAAGATCCATATAGTTCCTGAAGAATAGAAATCACAACATATGAAAATTAAATCTCATACTAAGTATTAAGAAGTCTAAGATAGAATATATTCCTGTATGAATATTGAAGTCTCAAGAAGAACATGTCCTAGAAGGAAAAGCGTCATCAAACGATTTTATAGTGAATAGCACTATCTTATTATGTATATCACATAATAATCTCTCATGTAGTAGATAATATATCTCATAGAAGAGAATTGTTATTCAATAAGAATAAGAACATCCTTGAAGGAATTAATCCATGAAGAATTTACCAGTCGATTCTTGAATAAACACCATTAATCTCTGAAGTAAATATGCACCCGAGAGAAAGCAATGAGGAATCATAATAAACACCATGAAGGTGTCATAGAAACACTCAGAAAATGTATATTATAAAGTTAGCATTGAAGTGCTTATATTctctaaataccatagaaggtataaAAATAATGGTGACTTTGGCAATTGAGTTATCatctaaatgccaaatgcaagactagatttattatttagtggtacaatcaaaatctcgaagatttgtagaacatataatttaaaaatccactaaaaaagaattataagtattcaaactctagtataagtttgatacactatctagaagatattgaatattaTAAATTATTTACCCCCCATAATCCTCTAAAAGGATTTATTATCCAGAAgaataaattttatttgttttgcacaactaataagtggtcatttatgcatgaagcatattgctcttgtttactcatattataattcatagaAGAATTGCGAGCCAATTTTTTGAAAGATATAGTATTGTGGGACTGTATACCATTATTAAGCAGATGTTTATGAAAAGTGTGATTTAAACAATGATGTTCAAAGGATGGCTTTATGAGGAGGAGCAATTTAATTGAAATTACCTTGAAGGTAATTAAAACCACTAGAATTACAAAGATCAAGTAGATCATATTTGCTAAAACGTTGAAGTTTATGCATTTATCATGAAGATAAATATCTATTTATGAAGAATAGAATATCCTGAAGAATACTTGACCAAAAAGAttaaatgttgtactctttttccCTATGTGAGTTTTTAGTTGAAGGTTTCTTAcacaggtttttaatgagacaacatgtGTAATGCAATTAATGAATGCGATGTACTCTTTTATCCGAGAACCGTTTTTCCCTACTGGATTTTTAGATGGAGTTTTTTAACGAGACATATGCATATTATGGTAATGCCCAAAGgggagtgttgtaaaacatacaTACTCTGTcctagaagaaaagaagaaggatgaATCCTAATCCTAATCTGTTTGTACGTGGGCTATTATCAATCTCTTGGCAGGACTATATATAAGTGATAGCTTTATATTGTAATTACCAATGTTTAGAGCAACAAAGAATAGTCTATGTATCTCTTGCTGTGTATCCTACTTTATTTCATCCACTATGTTAATCATAAGAGAAAAAGAGGAAAATATCCGAATCGCTCGCAACATGTTTTATAGCAACCCTAACCGAATTTTAGAACCGATCGTTCTCATTCTCGTCGGTCAGTCGGTCAGTGATGACAAGGAACTGTCGTCCGTAGTGACCTACTAGTAGCAACTGGGGTAGCAAGGAGACCCGAGTGGAGCCGTCGCATCGCACGCTTCCTTCACCCAACCAAAAAGCCCAGGCCGGGAGGCACGCTTGAGTTGAGAGCCACACACCGAGACGTCAGACGTCACGCGCGGATGGCCGCCGCCGCGGGCGAGACCCGCGGCTGCGGCTGCCACATTGTGGCGGTGCCGTTCCCGGGCCGCGGCCACGTCAACGCCATGATGAACCTGAGTCGCTTCCTCGCCGCCCGGGGCGCGGCGGTCACCTTCGTCGTCACCGAGGAGTGGCTCGACCTTATccgctcctcctccaccgccgccgccgaaccGGCCGGCATCCGCATCCGCACCATCCCCAACGTCATCCCTTCCGAGCACGGCCGCGCCGCCAACCACTCGGGCTTCCTCGACGCCGTCGCCACAGAGATGGAGGCGCCCTTCGAGCGCCTTCTCGACGGGCTCGAGGGCCCGCCGCCCGCGGCGCTCGTGGCGGACGCCTACGTTCCCTGGGTCGTCGGCGTCGGCAACCGGAGGGGCGTCCCCGTCTGGTCGCTCTTCCCCATGTCCGCCGCCTTTTTCTATGCCTACTACCACTTCGACCGCCTCCCGGCCTGGTTTACTGACTATGAGCACGCGCTGGACTCCGGTGAGACTATAGGTGAGGGACTCAAGGCCTTGCCGCCAGGGTTTTAGCTTGCCAGGGTCTGCATTTGCACCCTGAATTTGTGTTCCTAGGAAAATGAATCGTTGAACTTGGAGATTCTAGGATCTGTTTTCTGATTACAGTGCATCGAGCATACTTAATACTGCTGCTACAAGATAAGGATGTGCCGCCATGCCTGCGCATATTCCAAAGCTACCAATTTTCCTGGTGGCAGTGAGACAACAATTAATATGAAGACTGTTTGCTAGGATCGCATGTCACTCTGCACGAACTTGTATTTTAGTTTTAATCTCACGTGATTTCTTTCTTAAGCAATGCTCACACGATTAACACAATATTCAGCAGTCAACATAGCTGACAATTGCTATTCTAGTCCTCCAAATCTAGCTTGATTGGTTGTACAAATGATGCACATTCAGTTTAGTATCCAAATATAAGAATTATTATAGAGAACAGCTAACCACTTAGATGTGTTCTTAGGTGGAAGGTTTGGGTTGGGTGTGCACAACCATTTTCAATGCACTGCTGTGGTGTGTGGCACGAGTGAGCCCCCTATTTCAGAAAAGAGTACAACAAATGAGCACGAATCAGACCTGAAAAACTGTCTCCACTCTATTTGGCTTGGCAGAAATAGCCTACTCTATTTCTGATTCATCTTTGATTCATATCCTTCTCTTATTCCTCTGTCAGATTGCCCCACAGCTTTTTTGAATACATATATGTTTCATTTTTGTATCTCATACTTTTCGTTTCTGGTGGTTTTTATGTGGACCATCGATAAGAAGGCTTGCAACATCAACATTTCTCAGCTGTCTATTTTATGATATGCAGGTAACTCTGATCAGAGACTTGGGCACTATACCGCTGGACACGCTTCAAGTTCAATAAGGTTGTCAGATCTTGAGCCCTTAATTCACGACAAGAGAAAAGTGAAGCATATCCTAGCAACCATCTCTAGCGTTAGAAATGCTCAGTGTCTCCTTTTCACCACCATGTATGAGCTTGAGGCCAGTGTCATCCACTCGCTAAGGTCAGGACTCTCTTGTCCAGTGTACCCAATCGGCCCCTGCATTCCCTACATGGCGCTTGAAGACCAGCATACCATGTCCAACGGCAAAGTTGCCAGCCAAGGAGACTATTTCACCTGGTTGGATTCTCAACCTGTGAACTCAGTTTTGTACGTCTCCCTTGGCAGCTTTGTCTCAGTCTCAGCCTCTCAGCTTGAAGAGATCGCATTGGGCCTAGTAGCCAGTGAGGTCAAGTTCTTGTGGATTCTTCGTGAACAATCCCCTCGGGTGCAAGAACTCTTCGCTGGCATCAATAATGGGATGATACTGCCATGGTGTGAGCAGCTTAAGGTTTTGTGCCATCGTTCAGTTGGGGCCTTCTTGACCCATTGCGGGATGAACTCGACACTTGAAGGCGTCTTTGCTGGTGTGCCTATGCTTGCCTTACCACTGTTTTTTGATCAACCGATTAATGGACGATTAATTGTGGAAGATTGGAAGGTTGGCCTGAACTTTAGGGATTGGGCTAGCAAGGATGGTCTGATCGGGAGAGAGGATATTGCACGGGCTGTGAAGAAGCTGATGTCTTCTGATGAAACTGAGACAAAGGCGCTGAGGAAACATGCTCTCGAGTTGAAGGAGGCTTCTCGCAGAGCAGTCCACAAGGGTGGATCTTCATACTGCAATCTGAGTTCATTGATGGAGACGGTATGCACTCCAAAGTAATTGGAATCGTATTTGGTATGTGCTGAAACCAATCTTGTCACACTGTGGTGGTGTTGTAACCTGTAACCATCAATGCTTCAAATATCAATTGTACAATCAACCCTTGTTTACTCTTTAGAATTTGCGCAACTTTCGCAAAGGTTGATTATGCATAGGCCTTTACTTAATTGATGTACGATTTGTTCAATCCATCAGCTAGTAGTTCTTTTGTCCGAGTTGCGTTTGGACAGTAGTTGTAGCAAAATGCCTAGTGTTTTATTCTCCTTATCGAAGGTTTTCTAGTTTTCATGGCCTTAAAACTTTGTACGATCTTATGCTAAACTGATAAGCTGTGAATTAGCTTGGAGTTTCAAATTTACAGCTTAAGATTTTGATTCTGAAAACTTGCCTGGGTAGTCTGCACTCGCCATTAACCGGCGGCCGTGCCCATGGCCACATCAACCACATGCTGAACCTGTGCCGTGGACACCAGGATAGTGGCTCCTTGTGGAGATGGTGCTGCTGTCGCAGGGTGTGGAAGGCCGCGGCTGTCGTGGCCGATAACAGCACTGTGGCCTGTGGGCGGTGCCGAACCGCCGATGGCGTTGAGGTTGCGTGTGGCCGCGTGCTCCTTTTGCCTTTTGCGTGTGGCCACCCACTTCGCCGTCTTCTTCCATTTTCAGAGCCTCGCATCCGCACACCGCGCGACAGATCTGTCTGCGCCAGAGTTTCAAATGACGAATATCATTTCTCACAAGACCATCTTTGCCAATCATTTCTGTTAAGATCCTACGAAGTTTAGCTTCTACAAAGTTCAGCAGTCAAAGAATTTGATCCTACAAAGTTTAGCATAAACTGCTGAACATGTCTCTTAAGAATTTGATGAGCGTGCTGACACAGCAAGTGAGGAGAAGAGGCAATCAGGCAAttgatttttatatattttttactcTGACAATTTTTGTTCGGCATTTGCATCAGAATCAGATATAAGTTTCCCCTGCAATTCAGATCATTCACCAAAATTCCAAAACTGTAGGGCCACTTCCAATCCAAACGACAACTGATatacatttatgaataaatttaaTTAATCAGCAAAACACCATTCACATTTATGAATAAATGTCGTACTAGATAGAATCCTGATGTACACTACGGTGTATCCATCACATGAAACACAACATCCAAATCCTAATTGCCATCAGAAGTCAGATAACACCTGACCCTGAGAACAACCTAGCAAACAATCGGCTGTCTCAAGTATTCAAACTTTTTGGACTCCCAAAACAAGCAAACATAAACACCCTAGCGAATGTCAGACTCGCCTTCCATTACACTTTCTAAAGCAATAGCAAATACGGATACTAGCACGAAGTTAATCTTCGTTTACTTGCAGATCTCCACTGCGGGTGGACAAAGCGCGACCCCTCCGAACTGCTCGCTGGAATACTTCTTGTACACAACCCTCAGCTTGCTCTCAGGGGCAGTCGAGTGTGCGCTCACCAGCATCTTCGTGCATTCACTGAAACCATCACAAATCGCAAAGGTCAAACCGTGTccaaagcttatgaagaatacaCATATGGATTTAGGCAGAGAAAGATGGTGATGGGCAATGGAATCTTACATTAGCTCTGCCTCTGACTGTCTGAAGCCTGTGTGGTGCTTAAGGGTGTCGGTCCAAAGGGGGGCCCTCTTGAGAGTGAGCCTGGCTGCATTGACAGCAGAAGCTGCAACCAGCGAAGGTAGACGCGTCACCAAGTCGTATTGCATCAGCGCCAATTCAGCAAAGAAGAAGACCATATTCTCCATCTGCATTCCACCAGACCAGAGAAATGTAAGCTCACAAAAGCACAAGATTGGTGAATCTCTGATTTGGTACCAATACCAACGAAATTTGTTTACCTCTTTCTCAACTTTGTTACCCAAGGTCGCCGCCTTCAGAAAACGGACAAGGAACATGTAAACTGTAGGGACAGTCAAGTTCCACTCCAGCCTATTCAGAATCCCCTTCTCCATCGAAAGAATCTGCTCCCTGCTGTAAGCACTGTCTGATATAAGGATGAAGTCGTTCACCTGAAAAGCACACACAAATGCATTTagggaagaaaaaaaaacttgaaaaGTAGCACTGGGAACATAGGACAGAGAGATGAAAAGCTTTCTGTGTACCTCTGGGGCCCAAATCTCCTCGTACTTGCAGGCGATCAGCATAGCTGAAACGCCGACAAGCTGCAGCTCCCTTCGCAGGACTGGTTGCAGCGAGAGGTACTGATCAATGATGTACATGGTCAAGTAGAGAGTTTCTGGCATCAGTTCGAACTTGTGGTGCACTTCAATTATCCAATCAACCAGGATAGCCCTCATCTTAGCGTTGATCTCGACTTGGGCTTCAATGTAGTCACATGGCCGTCTCTCGTGCTGCAACAAAGCCAGAAAGAAACACTTTCAGAGACAGTCGCTAACAGATCACACAATTCACACATAATAATTCATAGATCTGTTGCAGTTACCTGAGCAATCTTGTAGAACGTGTAGATGTCCTCAATGTATTCCACGACTGCGAGCTCATCGTTGACGTCCAACTTGTCGATGTCTTCGATCACTTGTCTTGGCTTATCAGCGATTCCACAGGCAGCCTGACACATTCAGATTGAAACAATCAGAACAATTCGCAAGTTGTTTGTAACAGGAAATTGCGGCCTGTAATTACTAGAGCAAGCAGAGTCTTTTGACAGCTCCACGCACCTTTGAGCGAGCAGAGAGCACAGAAGAAAGGGTATTGATGGCCTTCCTCCTCGAGCGGACGGAGCTAGCGCTGCTCTCGGACTGCGTCCTGCTCTGTTCAGAGTCGGAGCTGAGTACTATGATATCTTCAGGCAGCGGCAGCTTGGCAGGAGCCTTCCTGTCCTGCCTCAGCGCATGCCTCGCAGGTAGGATTGCGGCATTCTGATCGCACAGAGATATTTCAGTTAGAGAAAAGACAGGGGAATCAAATGCTTCAAAGCCCAGATTACTCTTTCAGGGAGACTGGAAGAGAAGGGAGCATGGTTGCACCTTGATGGCGGCATTCGCCTGCGCGTTCTTCACGAGTTGAGCACCGAAGCTTCTCGTGATGGGGCGATTGACCTGCTGTTCCTGCGGCTGAGGCTTCCTGTAACCATGAAAACGAGTCTTCAGAACAAGAACAGGCAACGAAACAGCGGTGGCAGAAGAAAAGGAACTTGGGTTCGTTCGTACCCTTCGGCTGGGCGGGCGGTGACGAGGTTGCCAATATCGCCGAGGGGGGGTCGCCGGTTCATGGCGTCAGCTGCTCGGCCGGGCACGATCTTGCTCTTTCCAAGAGCGGGAACAGCGCCTGACCATCGCACAAGAGAAACAGGAGATCAGGATGGCACGAGATGTTCACCGTAAGAATCTGTACAGGAAACAAATCTACTCGAGAATCCTTCCTCTAGACTAGCTAGAACCAGAATCCAGCCGTTGCGCAGAAACAAGAACAGACATCAGGAAGGACCATGACGAGGCTAAAGATCCAAGCTTTTTCGTTAATCGAGTCAAAGGACTTGCTCTGGAGGGTAAGAATCCCCCGCAAGAGCTCCGCCCCCACCCAAACTCGATCAAGACGAACGAGGGAGCAACCAAGAAGAAGCGCTAGGATCCGTGGGCCTCACCTCGGTTGTGATGGCGGAGCTGCGGAGCGGCAGCCGCGGCGGCGTTGTTGTGGTTGCGCGTGGCCATCTCTTCGTCCTCGTTGTCCTCGGCCTGGCCGAAGAGCCCGGAGAGCACGGAGGCGAAGAAAGACTGGAGGCGCGCCGCCCGCGACCCCTCTTCCCCGCCGGCGAGCGCAGCCACCGCGGATCCGCAAGCACAGTAGCAAGAAGAAGCGTTTTTTTGCTCCCTTAAGCTTTCCCTCTTCTCCTAATGGCGGCGCGTGATGTTGATGGTACAGTTGTTGAGGGGACGAGGAGGCTATATGGCTCGGGGAGGGGAGGCGCAGATATAAACGAGCGTGCGGGCGGGCCGCGGGCGCTGTCAGGAGGCAGGGCGGAGCGGGTCGAGGCGgcgagagaggagaggggaggaggagcagctccaacggtcgggaagGGTTCGTATCGCAACGGTCGGGAGGAGCCGGTCGGACGGCTGGGATCGATCCCCCCGGAAACTAGCCGTTGCGCCGAGTGGGATTCGCCTCCGAGCTGGAAAGGGGGGATAGGCTTTCTTTTACGGCGCCGTTGTTGAGTTGGGACTTGGGAGGTGTGATTCTTTGGCCGAGGCGCGTGATTAACAGCTTAACATGTGCAGGCGCAGTAATAAATGATTGGGGGATTCGCGTTATTATTTGGAGATCGCGTGTGTTTTCCTCAAAGCTTTCACATCAACGTCTCGCAGTCGACGGTTTTTTTTTT includes:
- the LOC136459248 gene encoding UDP-glycosyltransferase 87A2-like; translation: MAAAAGETRGCGCHIVAVPFPGRGHVNAMMNLSRFLAARGAAVTFVVTEEWLDLIRSSSTAAAEPAGIRIRTIPNVIPSEHGRAANHSGFLDAVATEMEAPFERLLDGLEGPPPAALVADAYVPWVVGVGNRRGVPVWSLFPMSAAFFYAYYHFDRLPAWFTDYEHALDSGETIGNSDQRLGHYTAGHASSSIRLSDLEPLIHDKRKVKHILATISSVRNAQCLLFTTMYELEASVIHSLRSGLSCPVYPIGPCIPYMALEDQHTMSNGKVASQGDYFTWLDSQPVNSVLYVSLGSFVSVSASQLEEIALGLVASEVKFLWILREQSPRVQELFAGINNGMILPWCEQLKVLCHRSVGAFLTHCGMNSTLEGVFAGVPMLALPLFFDQPINGRLIVEDWKVGLNFRDWASKDGLIGREDIARAVKKLMSSDETETKALRKHALELKEASRRAVHKGGSSYCNLSSLMETVCTPK
- the LOC136456715 gene encoding cyclin-B1-1-like isoform X1, which gives rise to MATRNHNNAAAAAAPQLRHHNRGAVPALGKSKIVPGRAADAMNRRPPLGDIGNLVTARPAEGKPQPQEQQVNRPITRSFGAQLVKNAQANAAIKNAAILPARHALRQDRKAPAKLPLPEDIIVLSSDSEQSRTQSESSASSVRSRRKAINTLSSVLSARSKAACGIADKPRQVIEDIDKLDVNDELAVVEYIEDIYTFYKIAQHERRPCDYIEAQVEINAKMRAILVDWIIEVHHKFELMPETLYLTMYIIDQYLSLQPVLRRELQLVGVSAMLIACKYEEIWAPEVNDFILISDSAYSREQILSMEKGILNRLEWNLTVPTVYMFLVRFLKAATLGNKVEKEMENMVFFFAELALMQYDLVTRLPSLVAASAVNAARLTLKRAPLWTDTLKHHTGFRQSEAELIECTKMLVSAHSTAPESKLRVVYKKYSSEQFGGVALCPPAVEICK